The proteins below come from a single Benincasa hispida cultivar B227 chromosome 4, ASM972705v1, whole genome shotgun sequence genomic window:
- the LOC120075336 gene encoding protein PARTING DANCERS isoform X1: MENSSQRDANQMDGNRVKAKNSGGGVCLMSNVWRDEQHPSFINFMSNFLCTNSFRLNFVPIVPDLIFNCGGLSVAFAFLTSWDCSNTSPIYSRVQKLKKQFANFYVVVVLPTKEQNDSFVQSYFRNGMEIGKPPFVAVQDIEMGFEKIVKIAHSRGACKQQDVILKLRTERKRSVQVMDAFRRVMSSVPGLDDHDANSLNQAIGSIEAIAKASKEYILENTDLSVEKAERIRSFFRDPKLYLSPKIN, encoded by the exons ATGGAGAATTCGTCACAGAGAGATGCTAATCAAATGGATGGAAATCGAGTGAAAGCAAAGAATTCTG GTGGTGGAGTCTGTTTGATGAGCAATGTATGGAGAGATGAGCAGCATCCATCCTTCATCAATTTCATGTCAAATTTCCTTTGCACAAACTCATTTCGCCTCAATTTTGTTCCAATTGTCCCA GACTTGATATTCAATTGTGGGGGTTTGTCAGTGGCTTTTGCTTTCCTGACAAGTTGGGATTGCAGCAATACGTCACCAATCTATAGCAG AGTTCAAAAGTTGAAGAAGCAGTTTGCAAATTTCTATGTTGTAGTCGTCCTTCCAACTAAGGAGCAGAATGATTCATTTGTTCAATCCTATTTCAG AAATGGGATGGAGATTGGTAAGCCACCATTTGTAGCCGTTCAGGATATTGAAATGGGTTTTGAGAAGATTGTAAAGATAGCACACTCTCGTGGAG CATGCAAGCAGCAAGATGTCATATTAAAATTGAGGACTGAG AGGAAGAGATCAGTGCAAGTCATGGATGCTTTTCGTAGAGTCATGTCTTCTGTACCAGGCCTTGATGATCATGATGCAAATTCG CTAAATCAAGCTATTGGTTCAATTGAGGCAATCGCCAAAGCATCGAAGGAGTACATTTTGGAGAACACAGATCTGTCAGTGGAGAAAGCAGAGAGAATTAGGAGCTTTTTCAGGGATCCGAAGTTGTACCTCAGTCCCAAAATAAATTGA
- the LOC120075336 gene encoding protein PARTING DANCERS isoform X2 translates to MENSSQRDANQMDGNRVKAKNSGGGVCLMSNVWRDEQHPSFINFMSNFLCTNSFRLNFVPIVPDLIFNCGGLSVAFAFLTSWDCSNTSPIYSRVQKLKKQFANFYVVVVLPTKEQNDSFVQSYFRNGMEIGKPPFVAVQDIEMGFEKIVKIAHSRGACKQQDVILKLRTERKRSVQVMDAFRRVMSSVPGLDDHDANSAIAKASKEYILENTDLSVEKAERIRSFFRDPKLYLSPKIN, encoded by the exons ATGGAGAATTCGTCACAGAGAGATGCTAATCAAATGGATGGAAATCGAGTGAAAGCAAAGAATTCTG GTGGTGGAGTCTGTTTGATGAGCAATGTATGGAGAGATGAGCAGCATCCATCCTTCATCAATTTCATGTCAAATTTCCTTTGCACAAACTCATTTCGCCTCAATTTTGTTCCAATTGTCCCA GACTTGATATTCAATTGTGGGGGTTTGTCAGTGGCTTTTGCTTTCCTGACAAGTTGGGATTGCAGCAATACGTCACCAATCTATAGCAG AGTTCAAAAGTTGAAGAAGCAGTTTGCAAATTTCTATGTTGTAGTCGTCCTTCCAACTAAGGAGCAGAATGATTCATTTGTTCAATCCTATTTCAG AAATGGGATGGAGATTGGTAAGCCACCATTTGTAGCCGTTCAGGATATTGAAATGGGTTTTGAGAAGATTGTAAAGATAGCACACTCTCGTGGAG CATGCAAGCAGCAAGATGTCATATTAAAATTGAGGACTGAG AGGAAGAGATCAGTGCAAGTCATGGATGCTTTTCGTAGAGTCATGTCTTCTGTACCAGGCCTTGATGATCATGATGCAAATTCG GCAATCGCCAAAGCATCGAAGGAGTACATTTTGGAGAACACAGATCTGTCAGTGGAGAAAGCAGAGAGAATTAGGAGCTTTTTCAGGGATCCGAAGTTGTACCTCAGTCCCAAAATAAATTGA